A DNA window from Nyctibius grandis isolate bNycGra1 chromosome 25, bNycGra1.pri, whole genome shotgun sequence contains the following coding sequences:
- the LOC137673375 gene encoding signal recognition particle receptor subunit alpha-like — protein MVEISFWLIENGFSVVIAACDTFHAGAVERLRTHTRRLNALHPLESHGRRTMVQLYEKGYGKDAAGITAEAISYGRWKSTVGRCPRNKGFGVVLVDTAGRMQDNAPLMTALAKLIAVNAPDLVLFVGEALVGNEAVDQLVKFNKALADHFMAQTPRLIDGIVLTKFDTIDDKVGAAISMTYITSKPIVFVGTGQTYCDLRSLNTKAVVTALMKA, from the exons ATGGTCGAG ATCTCGTTCTGGCTCATCGAGAACGGTTTCAGCGTCGTCATCGCCGCCTGCGACACCTTCCACGCGGGAGCGGTGGAGCGGCTCCGCACCCACACGCGTCGCCTCAACGCTCTGCACCCTCTGGAGAGCCACGGCAGGCGAACCATGGTGCAGCTCTATGAGAAGGGCTACGGCAAGGACGCCGCGGGGATCACCGCGGAGGCCATCTCTTACGGACGGTGGAAATCCACCGTCGGGAGATGCC CTCGGAACAAGGGCTTTGGCGTGGTGCTGGTGGACACGGCGGGCCGCATGCAGGACAACGCTCCGTTGATGACGGCGCTGGCCAAACTCATCGCTGTCAACGCTCCCGACTTGGTTCTGTTCGTTGGGGAAGCGCTGGTGGGAAATGAGGCTGTGGATCAGCTG GTCAAGTTCAACAAGGCGCTGGCTGATCACTTCATGGCCCAGACACCACGGCTCATCGATGGGATTGTCCTCACCAAATTTGATACTATTGATGACAAG GTCGGCGCCGCCATCTCCATGACCTACATCACGAGCAAGCCCATCGTTTTCGTTGGTACCGGACAAACTTACTGTGATCTGCGAAGCCTTAACACCAAGGCCGTGGTCACAGCGC